The Gemmatimonadota bacterium genome has a window encoding:
- a CDS encoding type II toxin-antitoxin system HicB family antitoxin, with amino-acid sequence MSETETLKKYRMMPYKRRVEKVTDEREGTYFVCRYVDLPGLAADGETRAEAVKNAEAAFDDYILARLHFGDPIPEPEGARRVERAVALAENAPQTTLAFQFVLERPTMAMAEGAKRTLDALLTKHEPVTTPTDAPMRIQQERIAIVQ; translated from the coding sequence ATGAGTGAGACCGAGACGCTAAAGAAGTACCGGATGATGCCCTATAAGCGCCGGGTCGAGAAGGTGACCGATGAGCGAGAAGGGACCTACTTCGTCTGTCGCTACGTCGACCTGCCGGGCCTAGCCGCCGACGGAGAAACCCGGGCGGAAGCTGTCAAGAATGCCGAGGCAGCCTTTGACGACTACATCCTGGCGCGGCTCCACTTCGGTGATCCCATCCCTGAGCCTGAGGGGGCGCGGCGCGTCGAGCGGGCCGTTGCGCTGGCCGAGAACGCGCCCCAGACGACGCTTGCTTTCCAGTTCGTCCTCGAGCGACCGACGATGGCTATGGCGGAGGGCGCCAAGCGAACGCTTGATGCACTGCTGACGAAGCACGAACCCGTCACTACCCCAACTGATGCCCCCATGAGAATCCAGCAGGAGCGGATCGCCATAG